From Rutidosis leptorrhynchoides isolate AG116_Rl617_1_P2 chromosome 3, CSIRO_AGI_Rlap_v1, whole genome shotgun sequence, a single genomic window includes:
- the LOC139897701 gene encoding protein PHYTOCHROME KINASE SUBSTRATE 2-like — protein sequence MIASDERVTLDGNNVDIQDASFSSYLNDTTMVVKITHPPQINTKKKVEDGEIGIFGAEKYFKGAMDEQLPRTPHSIKPSTIYHPKTLHEKDEEPPKPKTGSTTPSMHSEASWNSRSGLLVNGSNRRIDRSKSRKTNSIKSLLTSLGCNCNDKASIKIAERKVHVNENIKPPTKAAFVGGFIDNNKMNMKREDCFAFPVLNTRPHVKNELVEGDDIRVKTRRNSQEGFGSPIMEKGKKSFSLERKLTMMNWDGVTPRSENIDIIGENDDVRSDTSSDLFEIESFSTNNGNNSFLARQVSNGRSSNATLTTGYAPSEASIAWSVVTASVANFSIVSDYEDTKTSKNYNMTSSNNVKSVGASGILSGCNSHKSVRVAGEHVMVSGGDRVAVTNSNGTKERARLDTMAPIMKFQAESKPMSSLPRGHSPRASHHLYIQKQ from the coding sequence ATGATTGCATCCGATGAACGGGTTACTTTGGATGGAAACAATGTGGATATCCAAGACGCATCGTTCTCGTCTTACTTGAATGATACCACTATGGTGGTTAAAATCACTCACCCACCTCAAATCAACACGAAAAAGAAGGTAGAAGATGGAGAAATTGGCATTTTTGGAGCCGAAAAGTACTTCAAAGGAGCCATGGATGAACAACTTCCAAGAACTCCACATTCCATCAAGCCTAGTACAATCTATCATCCAAAAACCCTACATGAAAAAGATGAAGAACCACCCAAACCAAAAACCGGATCAACGACTCCAAGCATGCATTCGGAAGCTAGTTGGAATAGCCGAAGTGGTTTATTGGTTAATGGTAGTAATCGAAGAATCGATCGTTCAAAAAGTAGGAAAACAAACTCTATCAAGAGCTTACTAACCTCCCTTGGTTGCAATTGCAATGATAAGGCGTCTATTAAGATCGCTGAAAGAAAGGTTCATGTCAATGAAAACATTAAACCGCCAACAAAAGCTGCTTTTGTTGGCGGTTTCATTGACAACAACAAGATGAACATGAAGAGAGAAGATTGCTTTGCTTTTCCGGTGTTAAATACGCGTCCACATGTCAAAAATGAATTGGTTGAAGGTGACGATATTCGTGTTAAAACAAGAAGGAACTCACAAGAAGGCTTTGGTTCTCCAATTATGGAAAAAGGTAAAAAGTCTTTTAGCCTAGAGAGGAAACTAACCATGATGAATTGGGATGGAGTAACACCAAGATCCGAAAACATCGATATCATAGGAGAAAACGACGATGTAAGAAGTGACACAAGCTCGGATTTATTCGAAATTGAAAGCTTTTCAACTAATAATGGCAATAACTCGTTTCTTGCAAGACAAGTTTCGAATGGGAGATCAAGCAATGCAACACTCACAACCGGGTATGCACCAAGTGAAGCCAGCATAGCATGGAGTGTAGTTACAGCCAGCGTGGCCAATTTTTCGATTGTATCAGATTATGAAGATACGAAAACGTCCAAGAATTATAATATGACAAGTTCTAATAATGTTAAGTCAGTGGGTGCTAGTGGTATTCTTTCAGGGTGTAATAGTCATAAATCAGTGAGAGTTGCCGGCGAACATGTGATGGTTAGTGGTGGTGACAGGGTGGCTGTTACGAATAGTAATGGCACTAAAGAGCGGGCCCGGTTGGATACAATGGCCCCTATTATGAAGTTTCAAGCGGAGTCCAAGCCCATGAGTTCACTCCCAAGAGGACACTCGCCGCGTGCTTCACACCACTTGTACATTCAAAAGCAATAA